From a region of the Acidimicrobiia bacterium genome:
- a CDS encoding RidA family protein produces MSVADRLAELGLVLPGPYPPHDPLDAVIVHDGRARTSGQLPRNHEGALVNPGTLGLDLTVEQGAEAAGWCALNALSVLRAELGNLDRIERVLSVLGFVACVQRFEQQPAVVDGASRLFAEVFGASGRHSRSAIGVAALPRGGAVEIEVEVSLREER; encoded by the coding sequence ATGAGCGTCGCCGACCGGCTCGCCGAGCTCGGCCTCGTGCTGCCGGGCCCGTACCCGCCGCACGACCCACTCGACGCGGTGATCGTGCACGACGGCCGGGCACGCACATCGGGTCAGCTGCCGCGCAACCACGAGGGCGCGCTGGTCAACCCGGGCACGCTCGGGCTCGACCTCACGGTCGAGCAGGGCGCGGAAGCCGCCGGCTGGTGTGCGCTGAACGCGCTCTCGGTGCTGCGCGCGGAGCTCGGGAACCTCGATCGGATCGAACGCGTGCTCAGCGTGCTCGGCTTCGTCGCCTGTGTGCAGCGATTCGAGCAACAGCCGGCGGTGGTCGACGGCGCGAGCCGGTTGTTCGCGGAGGTGTTCGGCGCCTCCGGCCGGCACAGCCGCTCGGCGATCGGCGTTGCCGCGCTGCCGCGCGGCGGAGCGGTCGAGATCGAGGTCGAGGTCTCACTCCGAGAGGAGCGCTGA
- a CDS encoding prenyltransferase: MTALPDVPGIVSARELDETIAAIASEQLADGNLPWTPGGHTDPWNMVEALMALDLGERVQETRAAYEWLSGKQRADGSWHAYYLGDEIEDATLDTNVTCYVATGAWHHYLTTGDTPYLHAQWPMVEAAIDYALDFQRETGEIAWRGDDPDDGALLTGSSSIHLSLRCAIAIAERLGHERPDWELSLGALAIAIAHRPDVFLDKHRWAMDWYYPILGGVLRGYPANARVAAGWSTFAVENRGLRCVSDRPWITAAETCEMVMALDAIGADEQARSLFRSVQFLRAETGGYWTGSHFEGDAYEAGGELYPEEQPTWNSAAVVLAANALAGSGPTAGLFRGEGLPKGLTADELLAAGVEIERERSAHDRTG, translated from the coding sequence ATGACCGCCCTTCCCGACGTTCCCGGAATCGTCAGCGCACGCGAGCTCGACGAAACCATCGCCGCGATCGCGTCGGAGCAGTTGGCAGACGGCAACCTGCCGTGGACCCCGGGCGGCCACACCGATCCCTGGAACATGGTCGAGGCGCTGATGGCGCTCGACCTCGGTGAGCGCGTCCAGGAGACGCGAGCCGCGTACGAGTGGCTGAGCGGGAAGCAGCGCGCCGACGGAAGCTGGCACGCGTACTACCTCGGGGACGAGATCGAAGACGCGACACTCGACACGAACGTCACCTGCTACGTCGCCACCGGCGCGTGGCATCACTACCTCACCACTGGCGACACGCCGTACCTCCATGCCCAGTGGCCGATGGTCGAGGCCGCGATCGACTACGCGCTCGACTTCCAGCGCGAGACCGGCGAGATCGCGTGGCGCGGTGACGATCCCGACGACGGTGCGCTCCTCACGGGCTCGTCGAGCATCCACTTGAGCCTGCGCTGCGCGATCGCGATCGCGGAGCGACTCGGGCACGAGCGTCCCGACTGGGAGCTCTCGCTCGGCGCGCTCGCCATCGCGATCGCGCACCGTCCCGACGTGTTCCTCGACAAGCACCGCTGGGCGATGGACTGGTACTACCCGATCCTCGGCGGTGTGCTGCGTGGCTACCCGGCGAACGCGCGCGTCGCGGCGGGATGGTCGACGTTCGCCGTCGAGAACCGCGGGCTCCGTTGCGTGTCGGATCGGCCGTGGATCACGGCCGCCGAGACCTGCGAGATGGTGATGGCGCTCGACGCGATCGGCGCCGACGAACAGGCACGGTCGCTGTTCCGGTCGGTGCAGTTCCTGCGCGCCGAGACCGGCGGCTACTGGACCGGATCCCACTTCGAGGGCGACGCGTACGAGGCGGGCGGCGAGCTGTACCCGGAGGAACAACCCACCTGGAACTCGGCCGCCGTCGTGCTGGCCGCGAACGCGCTTGCCGGATCCGGCCCGACGGCGGGCCTGTTCCGCGGTGAAGGGCTCCCCAAGGGGCTCACGGCCGACGAGCTCCTCGCCGCCGGCGTCGAGATCGAACGCGAACGCTCGGCCCACGACCGGACCGGTTGA
- the atpD gene encoding F0F1 ATP synthase subunit beta, producing the protein MTLTADPPGAKDLKDGRVVAIAGPVVDVEFPPDGLPEIDMAVEMDAEIEGEKITITAEIAQQIGDSRVRAICLKPTDGLRRGAAVRNLGHGITMPVGNGVLGHVFNVIGEPLDVAESELTDIDERWEIHRDAPPFDQLEPHALMFETGIKVIDLLEPYVQGGKIGLFGGAGVGKTVIIQEMIHRVATQHGGVSVFAGVGERTREGTDTWLEMKENGVIEKAALIYGQMDEPPGVRLRVALSALTIAEYFRDVKNQDVLLFIDNIFRFVQAGSEVSTLLGRMPSAVGYQPTLADEMGELQERITSTKGHSITSLQAVYVPADDYTDPAPFTTFTHLDATTNLAREIAALGIYPAVDPLASTSNILAPEVVGERHYNCALRVTEVLQRYQELQDIIAILGLDELSEEDKVIVARARKIQRFLSQPFFVGKVFTGLDGIYVPIEETVESFEALVNGELDDAPEQAFFNVGGVESVLAKAKELRES; encoded by the coding sequence ATGACTTTGACCGCCGATCCCCCCGGTGCGAAGGACCTGAAAGACGGCCGCGTCGTCGCGATCGCCGGCCCGGTGGTCGACGTCGAGTTCCCTCCCGACGGTCTTCCCGAGATCGACATGGCCGTCGAGATGGACGCCGAGATCGAGGGCGAAAAGATCACGATCACTGCCGAGATCGCGCAGCAGATCGGTGACAGCCGCGTGCGTGCCATCTGCCTCAAGCCCACCGACGGGCTCCGCCGCGGCGCGGCGGTCCGGAACCTCGGCCACGGCATCACCATGCCGGTGGGGAACGGCGTGCTCGGCCACGTGTTCAACGTGATCGGTGAGCCGCTCGACGTTGCCGAGAGCGAGCTCACCGACATCGACGAGCGGTGGGAGATCCACCGCGATGCGCCTCCGTTCGACCAGCTCGAGCCGCACGCGCTGATGTTCGAGACCGGTATCAAGGTGATCGACCTGCTCGAGCCGTACGTGCAGGGCGGCAAGATCGGTTTGTTCGGCGGGGCCGGCGTGGGCAAGACCGTGATCATCCAGGAGATGATCCACCGGGTTGCCACGCAACACGGTGGTGTCTCGGTGTTCGCCGGTGTCGGCGAGCGCACCCGTGAAGGCACCGACACCTGGCTCGAGATGAAGGAGAACGGCGTCATCGAGAAGGCCGCGCTCATCTACGGCCAGATGGACGAGCCCCCCGGCGTGCGTCTCCGGGTCGCGCTCTCCGCGCTCACCATCGCCGAGTACTTCCGCGACGTGAAGAACCAGGATGTGCTGCTCTTCATCGACAACATCTTCCGCTTTGTGCAGGCGGGCTCCGAGGTGTCGACGCTGCTCGGCCGCATGCCCTCCGCGGTGGGCTACCAGCCCACGCTCGCCGACGAGATGGGCGAGCTCCAGGAGCGGATCACGTCGACCAAGGGTCACTCGATCACGTCGTTGCAGGCGGTCTACGTACCGGCCGACGACTACACCGATCCCGCGCCGTTCACCACGTTCACGCACCTCGACGCGACGACCAACCTCGCACGCGAGATCGCCGCGCTCGGCATCTATCCGGCCGTCGACCCACTGGCGTCCACGTCGAACATCCTCGCTCCTGAAGTGGTCGGCGAGCGTCACTACAACTGCGCGCTCCGGGTGACGGAGGTGCTCCAGCGCTACCAGGAGCTCCAGGACATCATCGCCATTCTCGGGCTCGACGAGCTCTCCGAGGAAGACAAGGTGATCGTGGCTCGTGCCCGGAAGATCCAACGGTTCCTGTCTCAGCCGTTCTTCGTCGGCAAGGTGTTCACCGGACTCGACGGCATCTACGTACCGATCGAGGAGACGGTGGAGTCGTTCGAGGCGCTGGTGAACGGTGAGCTCGACGACGCGCCGGAGCAGGCGTTCTTCAACGTGGGCGGCGTCGAGAGCGTGCTGGCCAAGGCCAAGGAACTTCGGGAGAGCTGA
- the atpC gene encoding ATP synthase F1 subunit epsilon, with translation MPAAFPVQLVSPEAILFEGEAEMVVCRAVSGAIAFLYGHVPYLGALADDSVRIIFPGSGEQEVAVHGGFVQMTGDHLVVLSDLAELEDQIDVPRAQRAKADAEQALSRDPDDAEAQAALLRAETRIKVATGS, from the coding sequence GTGCCCGCCGCCTTTCCGGTTCAGCTCGTTTCGCCCGAGGCCATCCTCTTCGAGGGCGAAGCGGAGATGGTGGTGTGCCGCGCCGTATCGGGCGCGATCGCGTTCTTGTACGGACACGTGCCGTACTTGGGCGCGCTTGCCGACGATTCCGTGCGCATCATCTTCCCCGGTTCGGGTGAGCAGGAAGTCGCGGTGCACGGGGGCTTCGTACAGATGACGGGCGATCACCTCGTCGTGCTGTCCGACCTCGCCGAGCTCGAGGACCAGATCGATGTGCCCCGCGCCCAGCGGGCGAAGGCGGACGCCGAGCAAGCGCTCTCGCGCGATCCCGACGACGCCGAGGCGCAAGCGGCACTCCTTCGCGCCGAAACCCGGATCAAAGTCGCGACCGGGAGCTGA
- a CDS encoding F0F1 ATP synthase subunit gamma, which translates to MAGGRERILRRRIKSIQSTQKITRAQELIAASRIARAQAHVAAAQPYSESITQVVHDLAAGGGPGDSLLLTPRPDVRKVGYIVISADRGLCGAYNSSVIRAAEHAIQEQSARGVDYALVLVGRKAEGYFRYREYRIDAAFSGFSERPSYEDARHVGAAATQMFIAGDIDLVEIVSTHFVSVGTQVVQQQTLMPLARDEVVADTAHGVDATVQAAYEFEPSPEGILDLLLPRYVDARVYAALLNAAASEHAARQRAMKSATDNAQDLITNLTRGMNRARQDAITTEIMEIVGGAEALRGGLRHEDLLADTIEGRDSELFGARKADR; encoded by the coding sequence ATGGCAGGTGGGCGCGAACGCATTCTTCGCCGACGGATCAAGAGCATCCAGTCGACGCAGAAGATCACGCGCGCGCAGGAGCTGATTGCCGCGAGCCGGATCGCACGCGCCCAGGCTCACGTTGCGGCCGCGCAGCCTTACAGCGAATCCATCACGCAGGTGGTGCATGACCTCGCGGCTGGCGGAGGCCCCGGCGACAGCCTGCTCCTCACGCCCCGGCCCGACGTACGCAAGGTGGGGTACATCGTCATCTCGGCTGATCGCGGTTTGTGCGGTGCGTACAACTCGTCGGTGATCCGCGCGGCCGAGCACGCGATCCAGGAGCAGAGCGCACGAGGGGTCGACTACGCGCTCGTCCTCGTCGGACGGAAGGCCGAGGGTTACTTCCGCTACCGCGAGTACCGCATCGATGCCGCGTTCAGTGGGTTCTCCGAGCGGCCGTCGTACGAAGATGCGCGGCACGTGGGCGCGGCGGCGACGCAGATGTTCATCGCCGGCGACATCGACCTGGTGGAGATCGTCTCCACCCATTTCGTGTCGGTGGGAACACAGGTTGTCCAGCAGCAGACGCTGATGCCGCTCGCGCGTGACGAGGTCGTGGCGGATACCGCGCATGGTGTCGACGCGACGGTGCAAGCGGCGTACGAGTTCGAGCCATCGCCGGAAGGGATCCTCGATCTCCTGCTGCCGCGCTACGTCGACGCTCGTGTGTACGCCGCCCTCCTCAACGCCGCCGCTTCCGAGCACGCGGCCCGGCAACGGGCGATGAAATCGGCGACCGACAACGCCCAGGATCTGATCACCAACCTCACTCGCGGGATGAACCGCGCGCGCCAGGACGCGATCACCACCGAGATCATGGAGATCGTGGGCGGTGCCGAAGCCCTGCGGGGCGGGTTGCGACACGAAGATCTCCTGGCCGACACCATCGAAGGCCGCGATTCCGAATTGTTCGGCGCCCGCAAGGCGGACCGCTGA
- the atpH gene encoding ATP synthase F1 subunit delta: MPPSSRVEAYANAMLEVARAEERLEEVEDELFRFARAFESSDELRMALSDAGLPTERRVAVVQDLLGAKALRTSVALAVFVVASGRAGELPEIVDRFVELAAAEHRRAVAEVRSAMALTPEQTERLREALNRATGKDVELKVVIDPAVLGGIVSRVGDVVIDGSVRRRLDQLKEQI, encoded by the coding sequence GTGCCGCCGAGTTCCCGCGTCGAGGCGTACGCGAACGCCATGCTCGAAGTCGCTCGCGCCGAAGAGCGGCTCGAGGAGGTCGAAGACGAGCTGTTCCGGTTCGCGCGGGCCTTCGAGTCGTCCGACGAGCTCCGCATGGCGCTCAGCGACGCTGGCCTTCCGACCGAACGTCGCGTGGCCGTGGTCCAGGACCTCCTCGGTGCCAAGGCGCTGCGTACGAGCGTCGCGCTCGCGGTGTTCGTCGTCGCCTCCGGTCGGGCCGGCGAGTTGCCGGAGATCGTCGACCGTTTCGTCGAGCTCGCGGCGGCGGAGCATCGACGCGCAGTGGCGGAGGTCCGGAGCGCGATGGCGCTCACGCCGGAGCAGACGGAACGATTGCGCGAGGCCCTGAACCGGGCAACCGGCAAGGACGTGGAGCTGAAGGTTGTGATCGATCCGGCCGTGCTCGGCGGCATCGTCTCGCGAGTGGGTGACGTGGTCATCGACGGTTCGGTCCGCCGTCGCCTGGACCAGCTCAAAGAACAGATCTGA
- a CDS encoding glycosyltransferase family 4 protein, producing MPPPVPSDDAPLRIAWLVYRGNPHCGGQGVYTRYLARELTDLGHEVTVFSGQPYPELVDPSQLVEVPGLDLYAPPHPFWPPWPWEIKSTIDLREFGIMCGAGFPEPYAFSLRARRLLRNRRADFDLVHDNQCLGSGLLTMMDEDGWPVLCTLHHPITVDRDLELVHATSAYRRFVLGRWYGFLNMQMRVARQIPRLVTVSESSKRDIIAQMDVSADRLHIVPVGVDPKIFRPLPHIARAPGRLMTTTSSDVPMKGLAPLLEALAKVRTERSDVELVIIGKPKSRSAIPPLIDRLGLQRAVKFVSGVTTERIVELYAEAEVAVVPSLYEGFSLPAVEAMACGVPLVATTGGALPEVIGKSGESGLLVPPGDPDALAVMLLRALVDPELRARVGEAGRARALDKFTWRATALGTVENYRALLAEQAGAR from the coding sequence GTGCCGCCGCCCGTGCCGTCCGACGACGCCCCGCTTCGTATCGCCTGGTTGGTCTACCGGGGAAACCCGCACTGCGGCGGCCAGGGCGTCTACACGCGGTACCTCGCACGTGAGCTGACCGACCTGGGCCACGAGGTCACGGTGTTCTCGGGCCAGCCCTACCCGGAGCTCGTAGACCCCAGCCAGCTCGTGGAGGTGCCCGGGCTCGACCTGTACGCGCCGCCGCACCCGTTCTGGCCTCCGTGGCCCTGGGAGATCAAGTCGACGATCGACCTCCGCGAGTTCGGGATCATGTGCGGTGCCGGGTTCCCGGAGCCGTACGCGTTCAGCCTCCGCGCCCGCCGGCTCCTGCGGAACCGTCGCGCCGACTTCGACCTCGTGCACGACAACCAGTGCCTCGGCAGCGGGCTGCTCACGATGATGGACGAAGACGGCTGGCCGGTGTTGTGCACACTGCACCACCCGATCACCGTCGACCGCGACCTCGAGCTCGTGCACGCCACGAGCGCGTACCGGCGATTCGTGCTCGGCCGGTGGTACGGGTTCCTCAACATGCAGATGCGCGTCGCGCGCCAGATCCCGCGCCTCGTCACGGTGTCGGAGTCGAGCAAGCGCGACATCATCGCCCAGATGGACGTGTCGGCTGATCGGCTCCACATCGTGCCGGTCGGCGTCGATCCCAAGATCTTCCGGCCGCTCCCCCACATCGCGCGCGCGCCCGGACGGCTGATGACGACGACGAGCTCGGATGTCCCGATGAAGGGGCTCGCGCCACTCCTCGAAGCGCTCGCGAAGGTTCGCACCGAACGCAGCGACGTCGAACTCGTGATCATCGGCAAGCCCAAGTCGCGCAGCGCGATCCCACCGCTCATCGACAGACTCGGACTGCAGCGCGCGGTGAAGTTCGTATCCGGTGTCACTACGGAGCGGATCGTCGAGCTCTACGCCGAAGCCGAGGTAGCCGTCGTGCCGTCGCTGTACGAAGGCTTCTCGCTGCCGGCGGTCGAGGCAATGGCGTGTGGAGTGCCGCTCGTCGCCACCACCGGCGGCGCGCTCCCCGAGGTCATCGGCAAGAGCGGCGAGAGCGGACTGCTCGTCCCGCCGGGTGACCCCGACGCGCTCGCCGTCATGCTCCTGCGCGCGCTTGTCGACCCCGAGCTGCGCGCGCGTGTCGGCGAGGCGGGCCGCGCTCGCGCGCTCGACAAGTTCACGTGGCGCGCGACCGCGCTCGGTACCGTCGAGAATTACCGCGCGCTGCTCGCGGAGCAAGCTGGGGCCCGTTAG
- a CDS encoding class I SAM-dependent methyltransferase → MLTVDFDRLQVRPGQRVLDLGCGGGRHTYEAMRRGATVVALDYSAQVVDEVWKFVGAMVAAGDLPSSPPGGALNADALALPFPDATFDRVIASEVLEHIWADELAISELVRILRPGGRLAVTVPTRLPERVCWALDRNYHDTPGGHIRIYRRRDLETKLERAGLAVRGAHHAHALHSPYWWLKCAVGVDDADAWPVRKYHDFLVWQIERQPSWLNTVDRTLNPVIGKSLVVYTEKSGVG, encoded by the coding sequence GTGCTCACCGTCGACTTCGACCGACTCCAGGTACGCCCGGGCCAGCGCGTGCTCGACCTCGGGTGTGGCGGTGGCCGTCACACCTACGAGGCGATGCGACGCGGCGCGACGGTCGTCGCGCTCGACTACAGCGCGCAGGTGGTCGACGAGGTGTGGAAGTTCGTCGGGGCGATGGTCGCCGCCGGTGACCTTCCCTCGTCACCGCCTGGTGGCGCGCTGAACGCCGACGCGCTCGCCCTGCCGTTCCCCGATGCCACCTTCGACCGCGTCATCGCCTCCGAGGTGCTGGAGCACATCTGGGCCGACGAGCTCGCGATCTCGGAGCTGGTGCGGATCCTCCGTCCCGGCGGCCGCCTCGCGGTGACCGTGCCCACGCGCCTGCCCGAGCGCGTCTGCTGGGCGCTCGACCGGAACTACCACGACACACCGGGCGGCCACATCCGGATCTACCGCCGGCGCGACCTCGAGACGAAGCTCGAGCGAGCGGGCCTGGCAGTGCGCGGCGCGCACCACGCGCACGCGCTGCACTCCCCTTATTGGTGGCTGAAGTGTGCCGTCGGTGTCGATGACGCCGACGCCTGGCCCGTGCGCAAGTACCACGACTTCCTCGTGTGGCAGATCGAGCGGCAACCGTCGTGGTTGAACACCGTCGACCGCACGCTGAACCCAGTGATCGGTAAGAGCCTCGTCGTCTATACCGAGAAGAGCGGCGTCGGATGA
- the atpF gene encoding F0F1 ATP synthase subunit B, which produces MLAALILAAEKTVEVKAKNPILPEGKEILWGGISFLIVFSLLAWKAWPAIKKALKDREDRIRGDLERAEGARVEAETSLDEYRRQLAEARNEAGKIIEEARLAAEQVRQERIAAIDGEIAEHRARAAEDIRLATERAMSDLQGRVAELSIELAEKVVEHNLDRDTQTRLIENYINQVGSN; this is translated from the coding sequence GTGCTTGCTGCATTGATCCTTGCCGCCGAGAAGACGGTCGAGGTCAAGGCGAAGAACCCGATCCTGCCCGAGGGCAAGGAGATCCTTTGGGGGGGCATCTCGTTTCTCATCGTGTTCTCTCTCCTCGCGTGGAAGGCTTGGCCCGCGATCAAGAAGGCGCTCAAGGATCGGGAGGACCGCATCCGCGGCGACCTCGAACGGGCCGAGGGGGCCCGCGTCGAGGCGGAAACGTCGCTCGATGAGTACCGCCGGCAGCTCGCCGAGGCGCGCAACGAGGCGGGCAAGATCATCGAAGAGGCCCGCCTCGCGGCCGAGCAGGTGCGCCAGGAGCGCATCGCGGCGATCGACGGCGAGATCGCGGAGCACCGTGCGCGCGCGGCGGAAGACATCCGTCTCGCCACCGAGCGTGCGATGAGCGATCTGCAAGGCAGGGTCGCCGAGCTCTCGATCGAGTTGGCGGAGAAGGTGGTCGAGCACAACCTCGATCGCGACACCCAGACCCGACTCATCGAGAACTACATCAACCAGGTAGGGAGCAACTGA
- a CDS encoding class I SAM-dependent methyltransferase, which yields MDDVLLAAARDAVGFMPDEEGLALHEAGRAAAPLGPLLEIGTYCGKSAIYLGAAARERGSVLYTVDHHRGSEENQAGWEHHDDRLVDPRTGRMDTLPWFRRTMEDAKLEDVVIAVIGSSPTVAAHWATPLGLVFVDGGHAFDVALADYEGWARFVVPRGLLVFHDVFEDPATGGQAPFEVWKHAVASGDFEPASTTGSLRVLQRTR from the coding sequence ATGGACGACGTACTCCTGGCAGCAGCGAGAGACGCGGTCGGCTTCATGCCCGACGAGGAGGGCTTGGCGCTCCACGAGGCCGGGCGCGCCGCCGCGCCGCTCGGACCGTTGCTCGAGATCGGCACGTACTGCGGGAAGTCGGCGATCTACCTCGGCGCGGCAGCCCGTGAGCGGGGTTCGGTGCTCTACACCGTCGACCACCACCGCGGGTCGGAGGAGAACCAGGCCGGGTGGGAGCATCACGACGATCGGCTCGTCGACCCCCGCACCGGCCGCATGGACACCTTGCCGTGGTTCCGTCGCACGATGGAGGACGCGAAGCTCGAGGACGTCGTGATCGCGGTGATCGGGAGCTCACCCACGGTCGCCGCCCACTGGGCAACTCCGCTCGGGCTGGTGTTCGTCGACGGCGGCCACGCGTTCGACGTCGCGCTCGCCGACTACGAAGGATGGGCGCGCTTCGTCGTACCCCGTGGGCTGCTCGTCTTCCACGACGTCTTCGAAGATCCGGCCACCGGCGGACAAGCCCCGTTCGAAGTGTGGAAGCACGCGGTTGCATCCGGCGACTTCGAACCCGCGTCGACCACCGGCAGTTTGCGCGTGCTGCAACGCACTCGCTGA
- the atpA gene encoding F0F1 ATP synthase subunit alpha, with product MPELTINPDEIAAALRKHVESFTPSLEQAQVGRVLEVGDGIARVAGLPDTSVNEVLEFEGGFLGLALNLDEESIGAVVLGGASHIEQGGAVKGTGRILSIPVGDGLIGRVVNGLGQAIDGKGPINTHQTRRLEVQAPGIVGREPVHEPLQTGIKAIDAMTPIGRGQRELIIGDRKTGKTTVAIDTILAQKGEGVKCIYVAIGQKGSTVAQTVATLEKYGAMEYTVVVNAPAADEAVFKYLAPYAGCAIGQHWMDNGEAALVVYDDLSKQAEAYRQLSLLLRRPPGREAYPGDVFYLHSRLLERAAKLNERLGGGSLTALPIIETKAGDVSAYIPTNVISITDGQIYLLENLFRSGVRPAVDVGISVSRVGGNAQIRAMRSVAGTLKVDLAQFRDLEAFATFASDLDAVSKAQLERGYRLVELLKQPLNSPMPVELQVISIYAGTAGVLDDIPVEEVKRFERELHEWFTTRYSGLLAEIRDTGRIPEDDALANAVRDFHESFVASLEPEAESARTAE from the coding sequence ATGCCCGAGCTCACCATCAATCCCGACGAGATCGCAGCCGCGCTGCGCAAGCACGTCGAGTCGTTCACGCCGTCACTCGAGCAGGCGCAAGTCGGCCGGGTGCTCGAGGTCGGTGACGGCATCGCGCGGGTCGCCGGCCTGCCCGATACCTCGGTCAACGAGGTCCTCGAATTCGAAGGCGGCTTCCTCGGTCTCGCGCTGAACCTCGACGAGGAATCGATCGGCGCGGTGGTGCTCGGTGGTGCCAGCCATATCGAACAGGGTGGTGCGGTCAAGGGAACCGGTCGCATCTTGTCGATCCCGGTCGGCGACGGCCTCATCGGACGAGTCGTCAACGGGCTGGGTCAGGCGATCGACGGCAAAGGTCCGATCAATACGCACCAAACGCGCCGCCTCGAGGTGCAGGCGCCCGGCATCGTGGGCCGTGAACCCGTCCACGAACCGCTCCAGACCGGCATCAAGGCAATCGATGCCATGACCCCGATCGGTCGCGGGCAGCGCGAGCTCATCATCGGCGACCGCAAGACCGGCAAGACGACCGTCGCGATCGACACGATCCTCGCCCAGAAGGGCGAGGGCGTGAAGTGCATCTACGTCGCGATCGGCCAGAAGGGGTCGACCGTCGCGCAGACCGTCGCCACCCTCGAAAAATACGGCGCGATGGAGTACACGGTTGTCGTGAACGCGCCTGCGGCCGACGAGGCTGTGTTCAAATACCTGGCGCCCTACGCAGGGTGCGCGATCGGCCAGCACTGGATGGACAACGGCGAAGCCGCGCTCGTGGTGTACGACGACTTGTCGAAGCAGGCCGAGGCGTACCGCCAGTTGTCGTTGCTGCTCCGCCGGCCTCCGGGCCGCGAGGCCTACCCCGGCGACGTGTTCTACCTGCACAGCCGGCTGTTGGAGCGGGCGGCGAAGCTCAACGAGCGGTTGGGCGGTGGATCGCTCACGGCGCTGCCGATCATCGAGACCAAGGCCGGCGACGTGTCCGCCTACATCCCCACCAACGTGATTTCGATCACCGACGGTCAGATCTACCTGCTCGAGAACCTGTTCCGTTCCGGTGTGCGGCCGGCCGTCGACGTTGGTATCTCGGTGTCGCGAGTCGGCGGTAACGCACAGATCCGCGCCATGCGCTCCGTGGCGGGGACGCTCAAGGTCGACCTCGCGCAGTTCCGTGACCTCGAAGCGTTCGCGACGTTTGCATCCGACCTCGACGCGGTGTCGAAGGCGCAGCTCGAACGTGGTTACCGGCTCGTCGAGCTCCTGAAGCAGCCGTTGAACTCGCCGATGCCCGTCGAGCTGCAAGTGATCTCGATCTATGCGGGTACGGCGGGAGTGCTCGACGACATCCCGGTCGAAGAAGTGAAGCGGTTCGAGCGCGAGCTGCACGAGTGGTTCACCACGCGCTACTCCGGCCTCCTCGCCGAGATCCGCGACACCGGACGGATCCCCGAAGACGACGCACTCGCGAACGCGGTGCGCGACTTCCACGAGAGCTTCGTCGCCTCCCTCGAGCCCGAGGCTGAGTCCGCAAGGACTGCGGAGTGA
- the glpX gene encoding class II fructose-bisphosphatase: MELARVTEAAALAAGRWMGRGDKNAADGAAVDAMRLVLNSVSMDGVVVIGEGEKDEAPMLFNGEEIGAGGPACDIAVDPIDGTTLTSLGRNNAISVIAVSERGTMYDPGPCVYMDKIAVGPAAADVVDLDAPVKANLAAVAKALGEDVDDITAVVLDRPRHADIIRECREAGARIRLIPDGDVAGAISVAWPESGSDILLGVGGTPEGVIAACALKCLGGSIFGRLFARDDVERAAALDAGYDLDHVLTTDELVSGDDVFFAATGITDGDLLRGVRYWGSGARTQSLVMRSKSGTIRTIESTHKWQKLMRYSAFKFD; the protein is encoded by the coding sequence ATGGAACTGGCCCGTGTCACCGAGGCGGCGGCACTCGCCGCCGGACGTTGGATGGGACGCGGCGACAAGAACGCCGCCGACGGCGCCGCGGTCGACGCGATGCGCCTGGTCCTCAACTCCGTTTCGATGGACGGCGTCGTCGTGATCGGCGAGGGCGAGAAGGACGAAGCGCCGATGCTCTTCAACGGCGAGGAGATCGGCGCCGGCGGTCCCGCGTGCGACATCGCCGTCGATCCGATCGACGGCACCACGCTCACCTCACTCGGTCGCAACAACGCCATCTCGGTGATCGCGGTGTCAGAGCGCGGCACCATGTACGACCCCGGACCGTGCGTCTACATGGACAAGATCGCGGTAGGACCCGCCGCCGCCGACGTCGTCGATCTCGACGCGCCGGTGAAGGCGAACCTGGCAGCCGTCGCGAAGGCGCTCGGCGAGGACGTCGACGACATCACCGCAGTCGTGCTCGACCGCCCCCGTCACGCAGACATCATTCGTGAATGCCGCGAGGCTGGTGCCCGGATCCGGCTGATCCCCGACGGCGACGTGGCCGGCGCGATCTCCGTGGCCTGGCCCGAAAGCGGCTCCGACATCCTGCTCGGCGTCGGCGGTACCCCCGAAGGCGTGATCGCGGCGTGCGCGCTGAAGTGCCTCGGCGGCTCGATCTTCGGGCGGCTCTTCGCCCGCGACGACGTCGAGCGCGCCGCCGCGCTCGACGCGGGCTACGACCTCGACCACGTCCTCACCACCGACGAGTTGGTGTCGGGCGACGACGTGTTCTTCGCCGCCACCGGGATCACCGACGGCGATCTCCTTCGCGGCGTCCGCTACTGGGGCAGCGGCGCGCGCACGCAGTCGCTCGTGATGCGCTCGAAGTCGGGAACGATCCGCACGATCGAGTCGACCCACAAGTGGCAGAAGCTGATGCGATACTCCGCGTTCAAATTCGATTAG